From Moritella sp. Urea-trap-13, a single genomic window includes:
- the murG gene encoding undecaprenyldiphospho-muramoylpentapeptide beta-N-acetylglucosaminyltransferase, with product MTKRLLVMAGGTGGHVFPGIAVAKHLQQQGWTIHWIGTADRMEADLVPQYGFDISFIDISGVRGNGFKRLCAAPFRILKSVLQARKVLQDFKPDVVLGMGGFASGPGGVAAWLQGIPVVLHEQNAAAGLTNRLLAKIAKRVLMAFPGAFAHGQLVGNPVREDVLALHQQVRIKQDKLTVLVVGGSLGAKVLNDTLPAALALLPQDKICVRHQVGKNNAAKVISAYQTAGVTAEILVTDFIDDMAQAYAQADVVVCRAGALTVSEVAVAGLPAIFIPLPHAVDDHQTKNAQSLVQAGGAVLIPQSQFNAADLAKLLQQWIDDDTCLVTMSEAAKTAAILDATEQVAIACSALSEER from the coding sequence ATGACAAAACGTTTATTAGTGATGGCTGGTGGTACTGGTGGTCACGTTTTCCCTGGTATTGCGGTAGCAAAACATTTACAACAGCAGGGCTGGACTATCCATTGGATTGGTACTGCAGATCGTATGGAAGCTGATTTAGTGCCTCAGTATGGTTTTGATATTTCGTTTATTGATATTTCAGGTGTGCGTGGTAATGGGTTTAAGCGTTTATGCGCAGCGCCATTTCGCATTTTAAAATCAGTACTGCAGGCGCGTAAAGTGCTACAAGACTTTAAACCTGATGTGGTATTAGGCATGGGCGGTTTTGCCAGTGGACCGGGTGGTGTTGCCGCTTGGCTACAAGGTATTCCTGTGGTTTTACATGAGCAGAATGCTGCCGCGGGTTTAACCAATCGGTTATTAGCTAAAATAGCCAAGCGAGTATTAATGGCATTTCCTGGTGCGTTTGCGCATGGCCAGTTGGTTGGTAATCCGGTGCGAGAAGATGTACTCGCACTGCATCAACAAGTGCGAATCAAACAAGATAAACTGACAGTATTAGTGGTTGGTGGTAGCTTAGGTGCGAAAGTATTAAATGATACCTTACCTGCGGCACTGGCGTTATTACCACAAGATAAAATTTGTGTACGTCACCAAGTCGGTAAAAACAATGCCGCCAAAGTAATCAGTGCTTATCAAACCGCAGGCGTGACAGCTGAAATATTAGTGACTGATTTTATTGATGATATGGCGCAAGCTTATGCGCAAGCTGATGTGGTAGTCTGCCGCGCTGGTGCGTTAACGGTTTCCGAAGTTGCTGTTGCCGGGCTGCCTGCTATTTTCATTCCATTACCGCATGCGGTTGATGATCATCAGACTAAAAATGCCCAATCATTAGTGCAAGCGGGTGGTGCTGTATTGATACCACAATCGCAATTTAATGCCGCCGATTTGGCCAAATTATTACAGCAGTGGATTGATGACGATACATGTCTTGTGACGATGTCAGAGGCAGCAAAAACCGCTGCCATTCTAGATGCTACTGAACAGGTCGCAATTGCCTGTTCAGCGTTAAGTGAAGAGAGATAA
- the ftsA gene encoding cell division protein FtsA, which translates to MTKSMERKLIVGLDIGTSKIAVVVGELLPDGELNIIGLGESASRGMDKGGVNDLESVVKAVQRALQAAEMMADMKISSVYLSISGKHISSQDEIGMVAISEDEVTQDDVDNVIYTARSVRIRDEHRILHVIPQEYAIDYQERIKNPVGLSGVRMKAKVHLITCHNDMAKNIVKCAERCELQVDKLIFSALASSYAVVTDDEKELGVCVVDIGGGTIDIAVFYDGSLRHTSVFSYAGNAVTSDIAYAFGTPPADAEDIKVKFGCAHANLLQRDDTIEVASVGGRPSRTLQRQTLAEVIEPRYSELFGMVEDELKTVLASLKLEKLAAGIVLTGGAAQIEGLVECAEGVFNSQVRIGIPLNINGLTEYVNTPVYSTAVGLLLFGKEHQFEPATEVVVEKNNCNQLFKKIMSWFKGGF; encoded by the coding sequence ATGACTAAGTCGATGGAACGAAAATTAATTGTAGGTTTGGATATCGGCACATCCAAAATTGCCGTTGTCGTTGGTGAGTTATTACCTGACGGCGAGCTGAACATCATCGGTTTAGGTGAAAGTGCATCGCGAGGCATGGACAAAGGTGGTGTGAACGATCTTGAATCTGTGGTTAAAGCCGTACAACGTGCATTACAAGCAGCAGAAATGATGGCCGATATGAAAATATCCTCTGTCTATCTGAGTATTTCTGGTAAACATATTAGTAGCCAAGATGAAATTGGCATGGTGGCGATTTCTGAAGATGAAGTCACACAAGATGATGTAGATAACGTGATCTATACTGCAAGGTCGGTGCGAATTCGTGACGAACATCGAATTTTACATGTTATACCGCAGGAATATGCTATTGATTATCAAGAACGCATTAAAAACCCTGTTGGTTTATCAGGCGTTCGCATGAAAGCCAAGGTACATTTGATCACGTGTCACAATGACATGGCAAAAAATATTGTAAAATGTGCTGAGCGCTGTGAATTACAAGTTGATAAATTAATTTTTTCTGCGTTAGCATCAAGCTATGCTGTCGTTACCGATGATGAAAAAGAGCTAGGTGTTTGTGTCGTGGATATTGGCGGTGGCACGATTGATATTGCTGTATTTTATGATGGTTCGTTACGTCATACCTCGGTATTTTCTTATGCTGGCAATGCAGTTACTAGTGATATTGCTTATGCATTTGGTACGCCTCCTGCAGACGCAGAAGATATTAAAGTTAAGTTTGGTTGTGCACACGCTAATCTATTACAACGTGATGATACCATCGAAGTAGCGAGTGTCGGCGGTCGACCATCGCGCACTTTACAACGACAAACACTTGCAGAAGTGATAGAACCTCGATATTCTGAACTATTCGGAATGGTTGAAGATGAATTAAAAACTGTTTTGGCCTCATTAAAGCTGGAAAAATTGGCAGCTGGTATTGTCCTTACTGGTGGCGCTGCACAAATTGAAGGTTTAGTTGAATGTGCTGAAGGCGTATTCAACTCTCAAGTTAGAATCGGTATACCATTGAATATCAATGGTTTAACTGAGTATGTAAACACACCAGTTTATTCAACAGCGGTTGGTTTACTTCTGTTTGGTAAAGAACATCAGTTCGAACCAGCAACAGAAGTAGTCGTAGAAAAAAATAATTGTAATCAGCTATTTAAAAAAATAATGAGCTGGTTCAAAGGCGGGTTTTAA
- the mraY gene encoding phospho-N-acetylmuramoyl-pentapeptide-transferase, whose product MLVWLFESLSEHFSLFRVFSYLTFRAIITIITSLLLTLWMGPKLIRYLQDMQIGQIVRDDGPESHFSKRGTPTMGGVMILIAILVSTLLWARLDNAYVWVMMFVFVAFGAIGFVDDYRKVIRKDTDGLIARWKYFWQSAVAIAIAVYLYVTAGSAAETTLVVPFFKEYMPELGLLFIVLTYFVIVGSSNAVNLTDGLDGLAILPTVLVAGAFMLVAYLTSNVKFAEYLFIPYIPQASELVIVCAAMVGAGLGFLWFNTYPAQVFMGDVGSLALGAGLGTMAVLVRQEFMLVIMGGVFVMETVSVILQVGSYKLRGQRIFRMAPIHHHYELKGWPEPRVIVRFWIITIILVLIGLATLKVR is encoded by the coding sequence ATGTTAGTTTGGTTGTTCGAATCTTTAAGTGAGCATTTCTCGCTATTCAGAGTTTTTTCGTATCTCACATTTCGTGCAATTATTACGATAATTACCTCGTTATTACTGACATTATGGATGGGCCCTAAACTTATCCGCTATTTGCAAGATATGCAGATTGGTCAAATCGTGCGTGATGATGGTCCAGAGTCCCATTTTAGTAAACGTGGCACGCCAACGATGGGTGGCGTGATGATCTTGATTGCCATCTTAGTCTCGACGTTATTATGGGCAAGATTAGATAATGCTTATGTCTGGGTGATGATGTTTGTATTTGTTGCCTTTGGTGCGATTGGCTTTGTCGATGATTACCGTAAAGTGATCCGTAAAGATACTGATGGCTTGATTGCGCGTTGGAAATACTTCTGGCAATCAGCGGTTGCGATTGCGATTGCAGTGTATCTGTATGTGACTGCGGGTTCTGCCGCAGAAACAACCTTAGTGGTGCCTTTCTTTAAAGAATATATGCCTGAGCTGGGTCTGTTATTCATCGTATTAACGTATTTCGTGATTGTCGGTAGTAGTAATGCGGTTAACTTAACCGATGGTTTGGATGGTCTGGCTATTCTACCTACGGTATTAGTTGCGGGTGCATTCATGTTAGTGGCTTACTTAACCAGTAATGTTAAGTTTGCTGAGTACCTGTTTATTCCTTACATCCCTCAAGCCAGTGAATTAGTTATTGTTTGTGCGGCGATGGTGGGCGCTGGACTGGGTTTCTTATGGTTCAATACTTACCCTGCGCAAGTATTTATGGGCGATGTTGGTTCATTAGCCTTGGGCGCTGGTTTAGGTACTATGGCGGTATTGGTTCGCCAAGAATTCATGTTAGTTATCATGGGTGGTGTGTTCGTAATGGAAACGGTATCGGTTATTTTACAAGTTGGTTCATATAAATTACGTGGTCAACGTATCTTTAGAATGGCACCTATTCACCATCATTATGAATTAAAAGGCTGGCCTGAACCGCGTGTTATTGTGCGTTTTTGGATCATTACTATTATTCTCGTACTGATTGGCTTAGCTACGTTGAAGGTTCGCTAA
- a CDS encoding D-alanine--D-alanine ligase yields the protein MEEVIMSATSIKKVAVLFGGHSAEREVSLKSGAAVTAGLQRAGVDAHALDTAEYDVHQLGRDGFTHAFIALHGRGGEDGVMQGALELLAIPYTGSRVLGAALAMDKIRTKQIWQAQGLPTALYRIVTPTDFSTAIASDIIAELGSPVIIKPAKEGSSIGMAKVHDVAELEIAVTAAFAYDNEILIEQWIEGPEFTVAILGDEVLPVIQLKTPNTFYDYQAKYQSNTTEYLCPAPITDAQRQQLQAYALKAFHAVAAEGWGRVDAMLDAQGQFQLLEVNTVPGMTEKSLVPMAAKAAGYDFETLVSKVLALAH from the coding sequence ATGGAAGAAGTAATCATGAGCGCAACAAGCATTAAAAAAGTAGCGGTATTATTTGGCGGACATTCAGCTGAACGTGAAGTATCACTCAAATCAGGTGCAGCGGTTACTGCCGGTTTACAGCGTGCAGGTGTTGATGCACATGCATTAGATACTGCTGAATACGACGTGCATCAACTTGGACGTGATGGCTTTACCCACGCGTTTATTGCTTTACATGGTCGTGGTGGTGAAGATGGGGTGATGCAAGGCGCGTTAGAACTGCTTGCTATTCCGTATACCGGTAGCCGTGTATTAGGTGCCGCGTTAGCGATGGACAAGATCCGCACTAAGCAAATCTGGCAAGCGCAAGGTTTACCAACGGCACTTTATCGTATTGTCACGCCAACAGATTTTAGTACTGCAATCGCCAGCGATATTATTGCTGAGCTTGGCTCTCCGGTGATCATTAAACCGGCGAAAGAAGGTTCAAGTATCGGTATGGCGAAAGTGCATGACGTGGCGGAATTAGAGATCGCGGTAACCGCTGCGTTTGCATATGATAACGAAATTCTAATTGAACAATGGATTGAAGGCCCTGAATTTACCGTGGCGATTCTGGGTGATGAAGTATTACCGGTGATCCAACTTAAAACACCCAATACGTTTTATGACTATCAAGCTAAGTATCAATCAAATACCACCGAGTATTTGTGTCCGGCCCCGATCACAGATGCGCAGCGCCAGCAATTACAAGCCTATGCATTAAAAGCATTTCATGCGGTAGCGGCTGAAGGTTGGGGTCGTGTAGATGCCATGCTCGATGCGCAAGGTCAGTTCCAGTTATTGGAAGTCAATACGGTACCGGGTATGACGGAAAAAAGTTTAGTACCAATGGCGGCAAAGGCGGCGGGTTATGACTTTGAAACTTTAGTGTCAAAGGTACTCGCGCTAGCGCATTAA
- the murC gene encoding UDP-N-acetylmuramate--L-alanine ligase, which produces MMPEQKIAQLRTMVPEMRRVKTIHFVGIGGAGMGGIAEVLANEGYQITGSDLAPNPVTERLVKLGAKINFEHTAENVLNASVVVVSTAIDLSNPEIMAAHENRIPVIKRAEMLAELMRFRHGIAISGTHGKTSTTALVTGIYHEAGLDPTYVNGGLVKSTGTNAGLGTSRYLIAEADESDASFLLLQPMVAVVTNIEADHMDTYGGDFAKLEKTFIDFLHNLPFYGLAVMCADDAVIQKLIPDVGRQVVTYGFSEYADVRIIDYVQQGHKSHFTICRKDRDDLRVSLNSPGQHNALNAAAAVAVATEDGIADSAIVTALANFAGTGRRFDQLGEFDSGAGNVMLVDDYGHHPTEVDVTITAARAGWPEKRLVSVFQPHRYTRTRDLYEDFANVLSKVDLLLLLEVYPAGEEPIPGADSRSLCRSIRQRGNIEPIFVSSPDELPAILAEHLQEGDLVLTQGAGNVGTLAKDLAAMAMNVDTMKQWKK; this is translated from the coding sequence ATAATGCCTGAACAAAAGATCGCACAACTCAGAACTATGGTGCCAGAGATGCGCCGTGTGAAAACTATCCATTTTGTTGGTATCGGTGGCGCAGGTATGGGCGGTATCGCTGAGGTGTTAGCTAACGAAGGTTACCAAATTACTGGGTCTGATTTAGCGCCCAATCCAGTGACAGAGCGTTTGGTTAAATTAGGCGCCAAGATCAACTTCGAGCACACAGCTGAAAATGTATTGAATGCTAGTGTTGTCGTCGTCTCTACCGCGATTGATTTAAGCAATCCAGAAATTATGGCCGCGCATGAAAACCGTATTCCAGTGATTAAACGTGCGGAGATGCTCGCGGAATTGATGCGTTTTCGTCATGGTATTGCGATTTCAGGTACGCACGGTAAAACATCGACGACGGCGCTGGTTACGGGGATTTATCATGAAGCAGGTTTAGACCCTACTTACGTTAATGGTGGCTTAGTAAAAAGCACTGGCACCAATGCCGGGTTAGGGACTAGTCGTTACTTGATTGCTGAAGCGGACGAGAGTGATGCGTCATTCTTATTATTGCAGCCGATGGTTGCTGTGGTGACCAATATTGAAGCCGACCATATGGATACTTATGGCGGTGACTTTGCCAAGTTAGAAAAAACCTTCATTGATTTTCTTCATAATTTACCGTTTTACGGTTTAGCGGTGATGTGTGCCGATGATGCGGTTATTCAAAAGTTGATTCCAGATGTTGGTCGTCAAGTCGTCACTTACGGTTTTTCTGAGTATGCTGATGTACGCATTATCGATTATGTTCAGCAAGGTCACAAAAGTCACTTCACTATTTGCCGTAAAGATCGTGATGATTTGCGTGTGAGCTTAAACTCGCCCGGTCAACATAATGCTTTAAATGCAGCTGCAGCGGTTGCTGTTGCGACTGAGGATGGCATTGCGGATAGTGCTATTGTGACTGCATTAGCTAATTTTGCAGGCACAGGTCGACGTTTCGATCAGCTTGGTGAATTTGATTCAGGTGCAGGTAATGTGATGTTGGTAGATGATTATGGTCATCACCCAACCGAGGTTGATGTTACTATTACTGCTGCACGTGCGGGTTGGCCGGAAAAACGCTTAGTGTCGGTATTCCAACCGCACCGTTATACCCGTACGCGTGATTTGTATGAAGATTTTGCTAACGTCTTATCAAAAGTTGATTTGTTGTTATTATTAGAAGTATACCCTGCAGGCGAAGAGCCAATTCCGGGTGCGGATAGCCGCTCATTGTGTCGTAGTATTCGACAGCGCGGCAATATTGAACCTATTTTTGTATCGAGCCCTGATGAATTACCGGCTATTTTAGCTGAGCATTTACAAGAAGGTGACTTGGTATTGACCCAAGGCGCTGGTAATGTTGGTACGCTGGCTAAAGACCTCGCGGCAATGGCAATGAATGTGGATACGATGAAACAATGGAAGAAGTAA
- a CDS encoding cell division protein FtsQ/DivIB, with the protein MTTATVTPLPDSLDDNIYALTELEIQADESCVEELGPSRLKRGLGLFFFFMVVVFFSWMFSSMEAYLTDASKMPMSALIIQGDRDYVSDDDIRAVLLQKPAIENYFSVNVDDIQRKIESLPWVYHASVRKSWPDLLRVYIQEQPVVAVWNDTQLLNEDGIVFDADINRAPKSLVKLYSPNDRIVAALSKYNEFNGLLQINSYRIVKMTVNLRNAITVVLSNGIMLRLGREDAISRIQRYIDYVAVLDKEKIAYIDLRYDTGFSVGWKNDNKE; encoded by the coding sequence ATGACCACTGCTACTGTGACGCCCTTACCTGATTCGCTAGATGATAATATCTATGCGCTGACCGAACTTGAAATTCAAGCGGATGAGTCCTGCGTTGAAGAATTAGGTCCGTCACGTTTAAAGCGTGGTTTAGGTCTATTTTTCTTCTTTATGGTGGTAGTATTTTTTAGCTGGATGTTCAGCAGTATGGAAGCATACTTGACTGATGCCAGCAAAATGCCCATGTCAGCGCTGATTATTCAAGGTGATCGAGATTACGTTAGTGATGATGATATCCGTGCGGTATTGTTACAAAAACCGGCAATAGAAAACTATTTCTCGGTCAATGTCGATGATATTCAACGAAAAATTGAGTCATTACCTTGGGTTTATCATGCTTCGGTACGTAAAAGTTGGCCGGATTTATTACGTGTTTATATTCAAGAACAGCCTGTTGTTGCGGTATGGAATGATACTCAACTGCTAAATGAAGATGGCATCGTGTTTGATGCAGACATTAATCGGGCGCCTAAATCCTTAGTGAAACTTTATAGCCCGAATGATAGAATTGTAGCTGCACTGTCTAAATACAATGAATTCAACGGATTACTTCAGATTAACAGTTATAGAATCGTTAAAATGACAGTTAATTTGCGGAATGCAATAACGGTTGTATTAAGTAATGGTATTATGTTGCGCTTAGGGCGAGAAGATGCGATCTCACGGATCCAGCGCTATATCGATTATGTCGCAGTATTAGACAAAGAAAAAATAGCCTATATAGATTTACGTTACGATACAGGTTTCTCAGTTGGCTGGAAAAATGACAATAAAGAGTAG
- the murD gene encoding UDP-N-acetylmuramoyl-L-alanine--D-glutamate ligase produces the protein MTHLSEQNMASSIVIVGLGQTGLSCVRYFLKQGIVPVVVDSRDVPPGQDELPAQVTLYKGGLHPEILLQAKQLIVSPGIAIATPEIAAAQQSGVEVIGDIELFVRAAKAPIIAITGSNGKSTVTTLVGEMANAAGVRTAIGGNIGIPALDLLDVAEPYQLYVLELSSFQLETTHSLQAVAATVLNVSDDHLDRYPDFEAYRQAKLSIYQHAQTIVTNRDDALTVGAEQDHDGDTIKQSFGVDDAGYGLIQQQGSTWLAYQGKGIISADDLQITGLHNLMNALSAIALLDAAGVDRIKTLPGLTQFTGLAHRCEFIRKLHDVMWINDTKATNVGATLAALDGLKSSVKGRLYLIAGGDGKGADFSPLVPALRDDIALTYCFGKDGERFAALADNTKLVGDLDTAIAEISQLVQPGDWVLLSPACASIDMYVNFMARGDHFRALVKAL, from the coding sequence ATGACACACTTATCTGAGCAAAATATGGCATCTTCTATTGTTATTGTTGGTTTAGGCCAAACCGGTCTGTCTTGTGTGCGCTATTTTCTAAAGCAAGGTATTGTGCCTGTTGTGGTTGATAGTCGCGATGTACCGCCGGGACAAGATGAACTGCCAGCTCAGGTAACGTTGTACAAAGGTGGTCTACACCCCGAGATCTTGTTACAAGCTAAACAATTAATTGTTAGCCCTGGTATTGCTATTGCGACGCCAGAGATTGCCGCAGCACAGCAAAGTGGTGTCGAAGTGATTGGTGATATTGAGCTGTTTGTGAGAGCGGCAAAAGCACCCATTATTGCGATCACTGGATCAAACGGTAAATCAACAGTGACCACATTGGTTGGTGAAATGGCCAATGCTGCTGGCGTGAGAACCGCTATCGGTGGCAATATCGGTATTCCGGCATTAGACCTATTGGATGTAGCCGAACCTTATCAGCTCTATGTATTAGAACTGTCTAGTTTTCAATTAGAAACCACACATAGCTTGCAGGCTGTTGCGGCTACGGTACTTAATGTCAGTGACGATCATCTCGACCGTTACCCTGATTTTGAGGCTTATCGTCAGGCTAAACTATCTATTTACCAACATGCGCAAACCATAGTGACCAATCGTGATGATGCATTAACGGTTGGTGCTGAACAAGACCATGATGGCGATACGATAAAACAAAGCTTTGGTGTTGATGATGCAGGTTATGGCTTGATCCAACAGCAAGGGTCAACTTGGCTCGCTTATCAAGGTAAAGGCATTATCAGCGCTGATGATCTGCAGATCACTGGGTTACATAACTTGATGAATGCTTTGTCTGCGATAGCGCTACTTGATGCGGCGGGTGTGGATAGAATTAAAACTTTACCGGGTTTAACGCAGTTTACTGGCCTAGCTCATCGCTGTGAATTTATCCGTAAATTGCATGACGTCATGTGGATCAATGATACCAAAGCCACTAATGTCGGTGCGACACTCGCTGCACTTGATGGCTTGAAAAGCAGTGTCAAAGGGCGTTTATATCTGATTGCTGGTGGGGATGGTAAAGGCGCTGACTTTAGTCCTTTGGTGCCTGCATTACGTGATGATATAGCGCTAACTTATTGCTTTGGTAAAGATGGCGAGCGTTTTGCCGCGTTAGCCGATAATACCAAGTTGGTTGGCGATTTAGATACTGCGATTGCAGAAATTAGTCAGTTAGTGCAACCGGGTGATTGGGTATTGTTGTCACCGGCCTGCGCCAGTATTGATATGTACGTGAATTTTATGGCGCGAGGCGATCATTTTAGAGCGCTAGTTAAGGCATTGTAA
- the ftsW gene encoding cell division protein FtsW gives MEFLTRTKDYLLGVEVQQRAVYDRQLLLLAIVLMMVGLVMVASASLPEGIALGNDPFMFVKKHVIFLLVSLFAATCVLNVPIAFFERNSVRFLFVAIALLVLVLVIGRTVNGSTRWLSLGPLNMQPAEFAKFALFTYFSGYLVRQKNLLQESYKGFVNGLLVILVISALLLFQPDFGSVMVILTTSVALLFIGGAKLVHFMALCVVAILLGVLAVILSPYRMRRITSFLDPWDDPFGSGYQLTQSLMAFGRGSFSGEGLGNSIQKLEYLPEAHTDFVFAILAEELGFLGVFIVLMLQMLLVFKALQIGRRSLEIDQSFAGFLAISIGVWFCFQTLVNVGAASGLLPTKGLTLPLVSYGGSSLLVMSCAVAVLLRIDYEYRAQKVSISTKPPISN, from the coding sequence ATGGAATTTTTAACACGGACGAAAGACTATTTACTCGGCGTAGAAGTACAGCAACGCGCGGTCTATGATCGACAATTATTATTACTGGCGATTGTATTAATGATGGTAGGTTTAGTTATGGTGGCATCAGCTTCGTTGCCAGAAGGTATCGCCTTGGGTAACGATCCGTTTATGTTTGTGAAAAAGCATGTGATATTTTTACTTGTGTCGCTGTTCGCTGCCACCTGTGTATTGAATGTGCCGATTGCATTTTTTGAACGTAATAGTGTGCGTTTCTTATTTGTTGCTATCGCATTATTGGTGTTGGTATTAGTTATCGGGCGCACGGTAAATGGTAGTACTCGTTGGCTATCGTTAGGTCCGTTGAATATGCAACCCGCCGAATTTGCAAAATTCGCTTTATTTACCTATTTCTCAGGTTACCTCGTTCGTCAAAAGAACTTATTACAAGAGAGTTATAAAGGTTTTGTAAATGGCTTATTAGTGATCCTAGTCATTTCTGCTTTGTTGCTTTTTCAACCCGATTTCGGTTCTGTTATGGTTATTTTAACCACCAGTGTAGCGCTGTTATTTATCGGTGGTGCAAAATTAGTCCACTTCATGGCATTATGTGTTGTAGCTATTTTACTGGGCGTATTAGCAGTGATATTATCGCCCTATCGAATGCGCCGAATCACTTCTTTTCTCGACCCTTGGGATGATCCATTTGGCAGTGGTTACCAGCTAACGCAGTCGTTAATGGCCTTTGGCCGGGGGAGTTTTAGTGGCGAAGGACTGGGTAATTCCATCCAAAAATTAGAATATCTACCGGAAGCGCATACTGACTTTGTATTTGCGATCCTTGCCGAAGAATTGGGTTTCCTAGGGGTATTCATCGTCTTGATGCTACAAATGCTCTTAGTATTTAAAGCCTTGCAGATTGGTCGTCGTAGTTTAGAAATAGATCAGTCTTTTGCTGGTTTCTTGGCGATCAGTATTGGTGTTTGGTTTTGTTTTCAAACCTTAGTTAATGTCGGTGCAGCATCGGGATTATTACCAACTAAAGGCTTAACCTTACCGTTAGTCAGTTATGGTGGTTCTAGCTTATTAGTCATGAGTTGTGCGGTGGCAGTATTATTGCGGATTGATTATGAATATCGCGCACAAAAAGTGTCGATATCAACCAAGCCCCCCATAAGCAACTGA
- the ftsZ gene encoding cell division protein FtsZ, with amino-acid sequence MFELLDDSHDEAVIKVIGVGGGGGNAVDHMVSETIEGVEFIVINTDAQALRNSAAGTVIQIGNTITKGLGAGANPAVGREAASEDRDTIREHLQGSDMIFIAAGMGGGTGTGAAPVVAEIAKELGILTVAVVTKPFSFEGKRRLTYAQAGIDALSEQVDSLITIPNDKLLKVLGRGVSLLDAFKAANNVLLGAVQGIAELITRPGLINVDFADVRTVMSEMGTAMMGTGVASGEDRAEEAAEAAISSPLLDDVDLAGARGILVNITAGLDINIEEFETVGNSIKAFASDNATVVVGAVIDPEMTDELRVTVVVTGIGAENKPDMTLVPTPVKKIEEAKVEPAKIEEIAKATVVAADNQVDVQNVAQQVAVGESHTTKATKSEPDYLDIPAFLRRQAD; translated from the coding sequence ATGTTTGAACTACTCGATGATAGTCACGATGAAGCTGTCATTAAAGTCATTGGTGTTGGTGGTGGCGGCGGTAACGCTGTTGATCACATGGTCAGTGAAACAATTGAAGGTGTTGAATTTATTGTAATTAATACCGATGCGCAAGCATTGCGTAATTCAGCAGCTGGAACTGTTATTCAAATCGGTAACACAATAACGAAAGGCTTAGGGGCGGGTGCAAACCCAGCTGTAGGCCGCGAAGCTGCATCAGAAGATCGCGATACTATTCGTGAGCATCTGCAAGGCTCTGATATGATCTTTATCGCTGCTGGTATGGGCGGTGGTACAGGAACTGGTGCCGCGCCTGTTGTTGCTGAAATTGCCAAAGAACTGGGTATTTTGACAGTCGCAGTCGTAACTAAACCATTCTCTTTTGAAGGTAAACGTCGTCTGACTTATGCGCAAGCAGGTATTGATGCATTAAGTGAACAGGTTGATTCTTTAATCACAATCCCGAACGACAAACTACTGAAAGTATTGGGTCGTGGTGTGAGCTTATTAGACGCCTTCAAAGCAGCAAATAACGTATTGCTTGGTGCTGTGCAAGGTATTGCCGAACTCATTACCCGTCCTGGTCTTATCAACGTGGATTTCGCCGATGTTCGCACAGTTATGAGCGAAATGGGTACTGCGATGATGGGTACGGGTGTAGCTTCAGGTGAAGATCGTGCTGAAGAAGCGGCTGAAGCGGCTATCTCAAGTCCATTACTTGATGATGTTGATTTAGCGGGCGCACGCGGTATCTTAGTTAACATTACTGCTGGCTTAGATATCAACATCGAAGAATTCGAAACGGTTGGTAATTCAATTAAAGCGTTTGCATCTGATAATGCAACGGTTGTTGTGGGTGCGGTAATTGATCCTGAAATGACAGATGAATTACGTGTAACGGTTGTGGTTACGGGTATCGGTGCTGAAAATAAGCCAGATATGACCTTAGTACCAACACCGGTAAAGAAAATTGAAGAAGCTAAAGTTGAACCAGCAAAAATTGAAGAAATAGCTAAAGCGACAGTGGTAGCAGCCGATAACCAAGTTGATGTGCAGAATGTTGCACAGCAAGTTGCTGTTGGTGAGAGTCATACGACTAAAGCAACCAAAAGTGAACCGGACTATCTTGATATTCCAGCGTTCTTACGTCGTCAAGCAGACTAA